In one window of Bdellovibrio bacteriovorus W DNA:
- a CDS encoding flagellar biosynthetic protein FliQ (COG1987 Flagellar biosynthesis pathway, component FliQ), with protein sequence MTEELVIKLGQDALYTTAMLAAPLLLSTLVVGLAVSIFQALTQINEATLTFIPKMIIVALVFALAGPWMMDVLSNYTVNLFENISVMVRE encoded by the coding sequence ATGACAGAAGAACTCGTAATAAAATTAGGCCAAGATGCACTCTATACGACGGCAATGTTAGCGGCTCCGCTCTTGCTGAGCACATTGGTTGTGGGTTTGGCAGTGAGTATTTTTCAAGCGCTGACTCAAATCAATGAGGCGACACTGACGTTCATTCCAAAAATGATCATTGTGGCTTTGGTTTTTGCTTTAGCAGGGCCGTGGATGATGGACGTTTTAAGTAATTACACAGTGAACTTATTTGAGAATATTTCAGTGATGGTGAGGGAATAA
- the fliP gene encoding flagellar biosynthesis protein FliP (COG1338 Flagellar biosynthesis pathway, component FliP), which translates to MRNNRYLFFLLIPLLVLVSTSAWAQVTLPTVNLGFKSTDNPNEVVSAIKLILIMTVLTLAPAILIMMTGFTRIIIVMSFLRQAMGVQQMPPNQLIVGLSLFLTFFVMQPAFNEMNTNGIQPYLAGTISQDAAIEKTLAPLRKFMFNQTRDSDLALFVKLAKVDKPKTRADVPTMVLVPAFVVSELKTAFQIGFIIFLPFLVIDIVAASVLMAMGMMMLPPIVISLPFKIMLFVLVDGWGLIIGSMVKSFG; encoded by the coding sequence GTGAGGAACAATCGTTATTTATTCTTCTTACTCATTCCACTTTTGGTTTTAGTAAGCACCTCTGCTTGGGCGCAGGTGACTTTGCCAACTGTAAATTTAGGATTTAAATCCACAGACAATCCGAATGAGGTTGTCAGTGCGATTAAGTTAATTCTCATTATGACGGTGTTAACGTTAGCACCGGCAATTTTGATTATGATGACGGGTTTTACTCGCATCATCATTGTGATGTCTTTCTTAAGACAGGCGATGGGTGTTCAACAGATGCCACCGAATCAATTGATCGTAGGACTTTCTTTATTTCTTACGTTTTTTGTGATGCAGCCGGCGTTTAATGAAATGAATACCAATGGCATTCAGCCTTATTTGGCAGGAACAATTTCTCAAGATGCAGCGATTGAAAAAACGCTGGCTCCTCTTAGAAAATTCATGTTCAACCAAACGCGTGATTCTGACTTAGCTCTTTTTGTGAAGCTTGCCAAGGTGGACAAGCCGAAGACACGCGCGGATGTGCCGACAATGGTATTAGTTCCAGCGTTTGTAGTTTCTGAATTAAAAACAGCATTTCAGATTGGTTTCATTATTTTTCTACCGTTTCTAGTTATTGATATCGTTGCTGCCAGCGTTTTGATGGCAATGGGTATGATGATGCTCCCTCCGATTGTGATTTCTCTGCCGTTTAAGATCATGCTTTTTGTTCTTGTGGATGGTTGGGGATTAATTATTGGCTCTATGGTCAAGAGTTTCGGTTGA
- a CDS encoding polar flagellar assembly protein FliO (COG3190 Flagellar biogenesis protein), giving the protein MKRILMSLAFVGLIGGHLPLAMAAEGKAEAETEVLTATEKNSALEKESEILLNLDNGKKAASEGGGLFRILFTVSILGLVGAGAYVFLRKYKVPEAAKHQMQIKVLQQHYLGPKKSLAIVRVAGESILIGVTDHNISMIKSLSLLDDEVPEETPENFGKVLKGTRTQADFEDDTVQETSSVQGLGNSEDDDFSISGIKDIVSKRLKGMRSIQ; this is encoded by the coding sequence GTGAAAAGAATTCTTATGTCTCTAGCATTTGTAGGTTTAATCGGTGGTCACTTGCCTCTGGCAATGGCGGCTGAAGGTAAAGCAGAGGCAGAAACTGAAGTTCTAACTGCGACTGAAAAGAACTCAGCTCTAGAAAAAGAGTCTGAGATCCTTTTAAATTTAGATAACGGCAAAAAGGCCGCGTCTGAAGGTGGCGGTCTTTTTAGAATTCTTTTTACGGTTTCTATTCTTGGCCTTGTGGGTGCTGGGGCTTATGTTTTCTTGAGAAAATATAAAGTTCCCGAAGCTGCAAAACATCAGATGCAAATTAAAGTTCTTCAGCAGCACTATCTGGGCCCTAAAAAGAGCCTTGCGATTGTGCGAGTTGCCGGAGAATCCATTCTTATCGGAGTGACAGATCATAATATTTCTATGATCAAGTCGTTATCGTTACTTGATGATGAAGTTCCAGAAGAGACGCCGGAAAACTTTGGTAAAGTTTTAAAAGGAACTCGTACTCAAGCAGACTTTGAAGACGATACGGTTCAAGAAACAAGCTCTGTTCAAGGGCTTGGCAACTCGGAAGACGACGATTTTTCTATCTCAGGAATTAAAGATATTGTTTCAAAAAGACTGAAAGGAATGAGGTCTATCCAGTGA
- a CDS encoding flagellar motor switch protein FliN (COG1886 Flagellar motor switch/type III secretory pathway protein), which translates to MGDDNLDNLADQLMEEAAQNQEVKKAPAASSSQNDRNLNLILDIPLKVSVELGRTKMPVSELLNLTQGSVIELNKLAGEPMEVYVNDKLIARGEAVVVNEKFGVRLTDIISPAERVEQLR; encoded by the coding sequence ATGGGTGACGATAATTTAGATAATCTGGCAGATCAGTTGATGGAAGAAGCTGCGCAAAATCAAGAGGTTAAAAAAGCCCCTGCCGCAAGCAGTTCTCAGAATGATCGAAACCTGAATCTTATTCTGGATATTCCGCTGAAAGTTTCTGTGGAATTGGGCAGAACAAAAATGCCGGTCAGTGAATTACTCAATTTGACCCAAGGAAGTGTCATAGAGTTGAACAAGCTCGCGGGCGAGCCAATGGAAGTTTACGTAAACGATAAACTCATTGCGCGCGGTGAAGCGGTTGTCGTGAATGAGAAGTTTGGCGTGAGATTAACAGATATTATCTCTCCGGCTGAACGTGTAGAACAATTGCGCTAA
- a CDS encoding flagellar motor switch protein FliM (COG1868 Flagellar motor switch protein) — protein MNQVLSQSEVDALLAAVSDGDVGTAEPSKAEATNSGKVDERKVVIYDLTSQDRIIRGRLPQLEVIYEKFMRSFRVSLSSALRKIASITLTSTEFLKFGEFINTLPMPTCMSVLRFGNLRGSALFVIESKLAYALVDSFFGGADRPYTKIDGKDFTPIELSIVQKVVGLGINDLEMAWASIEKIGCSFVRTEVNPQFVGIVPPTDVVIASTFDVELENATGTISIVIPYATIEPIKQKLSTGFQVESDQTDKKLWTSIIQEQLLETDMEIKVNLGETEIKLKDMMSLKVGDVIPLDQDASGEFDVQVEGVKKFKGYYGIHHGTVAVQVTRPVQK, from the coding sequence ATGAATCAGGTACTTTCACAAAGTGAAGTTGATGCGTTACTAGCTGCCGTCTCTGATGGAGATGTCGGTACCGCTGAGCCTTCTAAAGCTGAAGCCACTAACTCTGGAAAAGTGGATGAACGTAAAGTCGTTATTTACGACCTTACCAGCCAAGATCGTATTATTCGTGGAAGACTTCCGCAGTTGGAAGTTATCTATGAAAAATTCATGAGATCTTTCCGTGTCTCTTTATCATCTGCATTAAGAAAGATTGCTTCTATCACATTAACTTCAACTGAGTTTTTGAAGTTCGGAGAGTTTATTAATACTCTTCCGATGCCTACTTGTATGAGCGTTCTTAGATTTGGAAATCTAAGGGGTTCTGCTTTGTTTGTGATCGAGAGCAAACTTGCTTACGCTCTTGTAGATAGTTTCTTTGGTGGAGCTGATCGTCCATATACAAAAATTGACGGGAAAGACTTTACTCCGATTGAGCTTTCGATTGTGCAAAAGGTTGTAGGCTTAGGCATTAACGATCTGGAAATGGCATGGGCATCCATCGAAAAGATTGGATGTTCTTTTGTTCGTACGGAAGTGAATCCACAGTTCGTGGGGATTGTTCCTCCGACAGACGTTGTTATTGCATCTACATTTGACGTTGAATTGGAAAATGCGACAGGAACGATTTCAATTGTTATTCCTTACGCAACTATTGAACCAATCAAACAAAAGTTATCTACGGGATTCCAAGTGGAGTCCGATCAAACAGACAAGAAACTTTGGACTTCTATTATTCAAGAGCAACTTCTTGAAACAGATATGGAGATCAAAGTGAATCTTGGCGAAACTGAAATCAAACTGAAAGACATGATGAGCTTGAAGGTGGGAGATGTCATTCCATTGGATCAAGATGCATCTGGCGAGTTCGATGTTCAGGTTGAAGGTGTGAAAAAATTTAAAGGCTACTACGGCATTCATCACGGAACTGTGGCAGTGCAAGTAACTCGGCCAGTTCAAAAGTAG
- a CDS encoding flagellar protein FliL (COG1580 Flagellar basal body-associated protein) yields the protein MAEEKAVMAEASAPSGSGQKPILLIALVVINMIVVMGVGYMLYQGKQKEAAEPRIEQVIKGEAGAQHREATEEKEVIGKVIPLETFIVNLAGSKGRKVAKVNMELEVKGNHVLEEIEKRKAQVRDIIIILLSAKTYEEVSTREGKDNLRNEIKDTINSFLVQGKISNVFFTEFIYN from the coding sequence GTGGCAGAAGAAAAAGCAGTCATGGCAGAAGCATCAGCGCCATCAGGATCAGGACAAAAGCCTATACTCTTAATCGCTCTTGTAGTGATCAATATGATCGTAGTGATGGGTGTGGGATATATGCTTTACCAAGGTAAGCAGAAAGAAGCCGCAGAGCCTCGTATCGAACAAGTCATTAAAGGTGAAGCTGGAGCCCAGCATCGCGAAGCAACGGAAGAAAAAGAGGTTATTGGCAAAGTCATCCCTCTTGAAACTTTCATCGTCAATCTAGCGGGCTCTAAAGGTCGTAAGGTTGCTAAAGTAAACATGGAGCTCGAAGTAAAGGGCAACCATGTGCTTGAAGAAATCGAAAAGCGCAAAGCTCAAGTTCGCGACATCATTATTATTCTTTTATCCGCAAAAACTTACGAAGAAGTCTCTACTCGTGAAGGTAAAGACAACTTAAGAAATGAAATTAAGGACACTATTAATTCTTTCCTAGTACAGGGGAAGATTTCAAACGTGTTCTTCACAGAGTTTATCTATAACTAA
- a CDS encoding hypothetical protein (COG3237 Uncharacterized protein conserved in bacteria), with amino-acid sequence MNKDIFEGKLKEISGEIKKKWGEITDDEIVRTKGNAQALSGLVQQKMGLSKDEASRQVDSFMTSMEEKYGRSKSSLGDKVNEKIEKAKDRLSH; translated from the coding sequence ATGAATAAAGATATTTTCGAAGGTAAGCTGAAGGAAATCTCTGGAGAAATCAAAAAAAAATGGGGCGAGATCACGGATGACGAGATCGTGCGCACCAAAGGAAATGCGCAAGCCTTGAGTGGTCTAGTGCAACAGAAAATGGGACTTTCTAAAGACGAAGCTTCCCGCCAAGTCGACAGTTTTATGACTTCTATGGAAGAAAAATACGGTCGCAGTAAGTCTTCATTGGGCGACAAAGTGAATGAAAAAATCGAGAAAGCAAAAGATCGCCTTTCTCATTAA
- a CDS encoding hypothetical protein (COG0541 Signal recognition particle GTPase) has product MEFNKEMLSQKSTEIMSALKNQFPNLNLSEQEVRTALKNPDELIELVCSRTGMQREQVEEKFHKVLSSVGVDSEKAKGFMAKMGSKVENKFDQIKDKFNH; this is encoded by the coding sequence ATGGAATTTAATAAAGAAATGCTTTCTCAAAAATCGACTGAAATTATGTCGGCTCTCAAAAATCAATTTCCTAACTTAAATCTCTCTGAACAAGAGGTTCGCACGGCCCTAAAGAATCCCGATGAACTTATCGAGCTTGTTTGCTCACGCACGGGTATGCAAAGAGAACAAGTGGAAGAAAAATTTCATAAAGTGCTTTCTTCTGTAGGAGTAGACTCTGAAAAAGCAAAAGGCTTTATGGCAAAAATGGGCTCTAAAGTTGAAAATAAATTTGATCAAATTAAGGATAAGTTTAATCACTAG
- a CDS encoding putative myo-inositol-1(or 4)-monophosphatase (COG0483 Archaeal fructose-1,6-bisphosphatase and related enzymes of inositol monophosphatase family), translating to MESLTNSTDWKQVLGHAIKAVSLGREVLLNYFGNLEHIEEKLHAGLVSEADKESERVISAYLKKNFPNIDFLGEETFAASHDPGAKVEVSPAGPEGRWILDPLDGTTNYIHRFPIFCISLGLEINGKIQLAVIDVPMLHETYTAIRGQGAFVNGRRLSISRQNDLSEAFLATGFVAEHEHVISEQLDIFSDMVRKCRGVRRPGAAAYDLAQVARGVFDGYWERNIQPWDAAAGILLVEEAGGVTETYRGEEYNPYKNSIIAGSAALVKEMQKNIAPFLKEHTE from the coding sequence ATGGAATCTCTCACAAATTCAACAGATTGGAAGCAGGTCTTAGGTCATGCCATCAAAGCCGTGAGCTTAGGGCGTGAGGTGCTTCTTAATTATTTCGGTAACTTAGAGCATATCGAAGAGAAGCTACACGCCGGTTTAGTCAGCGAGGCTGATAAAGAGTCCGAACGTGTGATTTCAGCCTATCTTAAGAAAAATTTTCCAAATATCGATTTCTTGGGAGAAGAAACTTTCGCTGCTAGTCATGATCCTGGGGCGAAAGTCGAGGTTTCGCCGGCGGGCCCAGAAGGGCGCTGGATCTTGGATCCACTGGATGGGACCACGAATTACATTCATCGTTTTCCGATTTTCTGCATCAGTTTGGGTTTAGAGATCAATGGTAAAATCCAATTGGCAGTGATTGATGTGCCGATGTTGCATGAAACCTACACGGCGATTCGTGGACAAGGAGCCTTTGTGAATGGGCGCCGCCTTAGCATCAGTCGTCAGAACGATCTCTCTGAAGCATTTTTAGCGACTGGATTTGTTGCTGAACATGAACACGTTATCTCAGAGCAGTTAGATATTTTCAGTGACATGGTTCGTAAGTGTCGAGGAGTTCGTCGACCTGGAGCCGCAGCTTACGACTTAGCACAAGTCGCTCGTGGCGTATTTGACGGATACTGGGAAAGAAATATTCAGCCGTGGGATGCCGCCGCTGGAATTTTACTTGTAGAAGAAGCCGGTGGCGTGACTGAAACTTATCGAGGAGAAGAATACAATCCTTATAAGAATTCCATCATCGCTGGCAGCGCCGCTCTGGTAAAAGAGATGCAGAAAAATATTGCACCTTTTTTAAAAGAGCATACTGAGTAA
- a CDS encoding A rare lipoprotein A precursor (COG3087 Cell division protein), with protein MSSKTDSAVKLAIVFFISLLSFSIGTFVGKKYSDNQYQLSALEPQKSPVSTSSSERNVASVETEKSGAMTDEEIAKLAEEFVAEDTVPALESAANEADLENPVHKGDKHSPVTSNEEASSAARNVASGKTPSQVVPTPKPTVNGEGRVPTSLPKDVAQYAVGKFTVQLASYADEDEAIRMATDLKSKGYTAFYVPANVKGKTWYRVSVGQFTTQKEAQNYRADFMNKTKIDSAIVQKISE; from the coding sequence ATGAGTTCTAAAACAGATTCTGCCGTTAAGTTAGCAATAGTATTTTTTATTTCTTTGCTTTCATTCTCTATTGGAACTTTCGTTGGCAAAAAGTATAGCGATAACCAATACCAACTTTCTGCGCTTGAGCCTCAAAAATCTCCGGTTAGCACTTCGTCTTCTGAGCGCAATGTGGCTTCTGTTGAAACTGAAAAATCCGGTGCGATGACGGATGAAGAGATTGCAAAGTTAGCTGAAGAGTTTGTGGCAGAAGACACTGTTCCTGCTTTAGAATCAGCTGCCAATGAAGCGGATCTAGAAAATCCAGTTCACAAGGGTGATAAGCACTCTCCAGTTACAAGCAACGAAGAAGCTTCTTCAGCTGCACGTAACGTGGCATCTGGAAAAACTCCATCTCAAGTAGTTCCAACGCCAAAGCCAACAGTGAACGGTGAAGGCCGTGTTCCTACGTCACTTCCAAAAGACGTTGCTCAATATGCTGTTGGTAAATTCACAGTTCAATTAGCTTCTTATGCTGATGAAGACGAGGCTATCCGCATGGCCACTGACCTTAAGAGCAAAGGCTACACAGCTTTCTACGTTCCTGCGAATGTGAAAGGTAAGACTTGGTACCGTGTGAGTGTTGGTCAGTTCACGACTCAGAAGGAAGCGCAAAACTACCGTGCAGACTTCATGAACAAAACAAAAATCGACTCCGCGATCGTACAAAAAATCAGCGAGTAA
- a CDS encoding ATP-dependent DNA helicase (COG0210 Superfamily I DNA and RNA helicases) — MDILEFVTKNLNPAQKEAVETTQGPLLILAGAGSGKTRVLTHRMANIIGQGIASPDEILCVTFTNKAAKEMEHRIYKVLSDMGVMVHSPLWINTFHSFCVRILRQHITLLDYKPFFGIYDASDSLSQIKKVMTALNINDKMYPAKNFQSRISQAKMLGLTPEGLEKNSRRLLDSKTVEVYKAYEVEMRKANSLDFDDLLMKTYDLFRMYPDVLEMYQKKFQYIMVDEYQDTNHIQYLLVQMLAKAHRNLCVVGDEDQSIYSWRGADIKNILDFEKDFKEAKVIKLEENYRSTGNIVTAATSVIKNNTERKDKTLFTSNDKGDLIRVREEKNEYDEARFVAKTIQTMMNEGEGSYNDYAIFYRTNAQSRVLEEQLRTLSIPYRLVGGVRFYERMEIKDMISYMKLSINPADDIALKRIINVPARGIGKTTIEKIEEFAAQNFLTMFDAAKLACDQRIFNAGTTGKIRRFLDLMEELQGQAQSFSIVDFYHIVLDRTDYLTALKKDESPEAVARIENLEELDNAIAQFAKERGDEATLISYLEEMALVSDVDSLNQEQNSVTMMTLHISKGLEYPYVFVVGMEENLFPSSRTVDADGDEDVEEERRLAYVGMTRARQKLWLTYTKMRRVWGQEQFNPPSRFIKEIPQELIEFKSGAEGSRFVSRFASSGYQSGSQDSGSYGSRGYGKSSSSDFDDYSQDFPDYDEAPAGGASYSKGMRVRHPTFGAGTIYATEGTGENLKVSVMFTDNTVKKFVVKYARLERI, encoded by the coding sequence ATGGATATACTTGAATTTGTTACTAAAAATCTGAATCCAGCACAAAAAGAGGCGGTTGAGACGACTCAGGGACCTTTACTTATTCTTGCCGGCGCAGGCTCTGGGAAGACTCGAGTCCTTACCCATCGCATGGCCAACATCATCGGCCAAGGCATTGCCTCCCCAGATGAGATCCTCTGTGTGACCTTTACCAATAAGGCCGCCAAAGAGATGGAGCACCGAATTTACAAAGTTTTATCCGATATGGGAGTGATGGTTCACTCACCTCTTTGGATCAATACCTTCCATAGCTTCTGCGTGCGTATTCTTCGCCAACACATCACTCTTTTAGACTATAAACCGTTCTTTGGAATTTATGATGCCTCGGATTCTTTAAGCCAGATTAAAAAAGTTATGACGGCTTTGAATATCAACGACAAGATGTATCCAGCGAAGAACTTCCAAAGCCGCATCAGTCAGGCCAAAATGTTAGGTCTGACTCCAGAGGGCTTAGAGAAAAACTCTCGCCGTTTATTGGATTCAAAAACTGTCGAAGTTTATAAGGCCTATGAAGTTGAAATGAGAAAAGCCAACTCTTTGGACTTCGATGATCTTCTTATGAAGACCTATGATCTTTTCAGAATGTATCCCGACGTCTTAGAGATGTATCAGAAGAAGTTTCAATACATCATGGTGGATGAGTATCAAGACACGAACCACATTCAATATCTTCTAGTGCAAATGCTTGCCAAAGCTCATCGCAATCTTTGTGTCGTCGGTGATGAGGATCAGTCGATCTATAGCTGGCGTGGAGCTGACATTAAAAACATTTTGGATTTTGAAAAAGATTTTAAAGAAGCCAAAGTGATTAAGCTTGAAGAGAACTACCGTTCAACGGGAAATATTGTAACAGCTGCAACTTCAGTTATTAAAAACAATACCGAACGCAAAGATAAAACGCTTTTCACGTCCAACGACAAAGGGGACTTGATCCGCGTGCGCGAAGAAAAGAACGAATATGATGAAGCGCGCTTTGTTGCAAAAACCATTCAGACGATGATGAATGAGGGCGAAGGCAGTTATAACGACTACGCCATCTTCTATCGCACGAATGCGCAATCGCGAGTTCTTGAGGAACAACTGCGCACCCTTTCCATCCCCTATCGTCTAGTCGGTGGCGTGCGCTTCTATGAGCGCATGGAAATTAAAGACATGATTTCTTATATGAAGCTTTCGATCAATCCAGCGGATGATATTGCTTTAAAGAGAATCATTAACGTCCCAGCTCGTGGTATCGGAAAAACCACCATTGAAAAAATCGAAGAGTTTGCGGCACAGAACTTCCTGACGATGTTCGATGCGGCTAAGCTAGCTTGTGATCAAAGAATTTTCAATGCTGGAACAACGGGAAAGATTCGCCGCTTTTTAGACCTGATGGAAGAGCTTCAAGGTCAGGCTCAGTCCTTTAGCATTGTGGATTTCTATCACATCGTTCTTGATCGAACAGATTACTTAACCGCTCTGAAAAAAGACGAATCCCCAGAGGCTGTTGCGCGCATTGAAAACTTAGAAGAATTAGACAATGCCATTGCTCAGTTTGCAAAGGAACGCGGAGATGAAGCAACTCTCATTAGCTATCTTGAAGAGATGGCCTTGGTGAGCGACGTGGATTCTTTGAATCAAGAACAAAACTCTGTGACCATGATGACATTACATATTTCTAAGGGCCTTGAATACCCGTACGTATTTGTTGTCGGCATGGAAGAAAATCTTTTCCCAAGCAGTCGCACCGTTGATGCCGATGGCGACGAGGACGTTGAAGAAGAGCGCCGTTTAGCTTATGTGGGAATGACTCGTGCTCGTCAAAAACTATGGCTCACCTATACGAAAATGAGAAGAGTGTGGGGACAGGAACAGTTCAACCCACCTTCGCGATTCATCAAAGAGATTCCTCAAGAACTGATTGAGTTTAAATCAGGCGCTGAAGGCTCGCGATTTGTTTCTCGCTTTGCATCGTCCGGTTACCAATCTGGATCTCAAGATTCTGGATCTTATGGAAGTCGTGGGTATGGAAAATCATCTTCTTCAGACTTTGATGATTACTCTCAAGACTTCCCTGACTACGACGAGGCTCCAGCAGGAGGAGCTTCTTACAGCAAAGGAATGCGTGTTAGACATCCAACCTTCGGTGCAGGAACGATCTATGCGACAGAAGGGACCGGTGAAAATCTGAAAGTCAGCGTTATGTTCACTGACAACACTGTCAAAAAATTCGTCGTCAAATACGCTCGATTGGAGAGGATTTAA
- a CDS encoding hypothetical protein (COG0642 Signal transduction histidine kinase), protein MKPHSKLGISIAALFIIGCQAHNSSTPKQPTSAPLEQSVKNRKGVIGQVSKVKELLPDLANYVEFKKNLNARLITFKVPAELYTAELKVQYSLNAKGVHPQYIPLSTDSAIFQDGYYSISAIVHPWVKDFRVKELNLKAYSEDELIFEMEENLIPDIVLKEDFGKGKKYYTLSDLGLDSGTHKIDIFMMEQLTALRTNGASINLEINRAYFDRVDLETFSQEEVDSTPVGFLGKNGGDIRISAQYAKGLLKVYLRGKNGGEGIPAETQLEVGDNGKDGKVGRSSQRCKSMGSNLDIPPDCYDICVESPIHSEDGKMGPKGHPANPGFRGGDSGKLTLYIENDLDLTVDIWSDPRFIGHG, encoded by the coding sequence ATGAAACCACATTCAAAGTTAGGAATATCTATAGCCGCTCTATTTATTATTGGCTGTCAGGCGCATAATTCCAGCACTCCGAAACAACCAACCTCTGCCCCGCTTGAACAAAGTGTTAAGAACAGAAAAGGCGTGATTGGACAAGTGAGTAAGGTAAAGGAACTCTTACCCGACCTTGCAAACTACGTCGAATTTAAGAAAAATCTTAATGCAAGATTGATCACCTTTAAAGTACCGGCAGAGTTATATACTGCTGAACTGAAAGTTCAATATTCCCTGAATGCGAAAGGTGTTCACCCACAATATATCCCTCTTTCAACCGATTCAGCTATTTTCCAAGATGGTTATTACAGCATCAGCGCCATAGTCCACCCCTGGGTTAAAGACTTCAGAGTCAAAGAGTTGAATCTTAAGGCTTACTCTGAAGATGAATTGATCTTTGAAATGGAAGAGAATTTGATTCCTGATATCGTTCTGAAGGAAGACTTCGGCAAAGGCAAAAAATATTACACCCTAAGCGATCTTGGCTTAGATTCAGGAACTCATAAAATAGACATCTTCATGATGGAGCAGCTCACGGCATTAAGAACAAATGGTGCCTCAATAAACTTAGAAATCAATCGTGCTTACTTTGATAGAGTGGACTTAGAGACCTTCTCGCAAGAAGAGGTTGATTCGACGCCGGTGGGCTTCCTAGGGAAAAATGGCGGTGATATTAGAATCTCAGCACAATACGCGAAAGGCCTTCTTAAGGTCTATTTAAGAGGAAAAAACGGCGGTGAAGGCATCCCCGCAGAGACTCAACTAGAAGTTGGCGATAATGGCAAAGACGGAAAAGTTGGGCGAAGTTCACAACGGTGTAAATCAATGGGCAGTAATTTAGATATTCCACCTGATTGCTATGATATCTGCGTGGAAAGCCCTATTCACTCTGAGGATGGCAAAATGGGGCCGAAGGGGCATCCTGCCAACCCAGGCTTCCGTGGTGGAGATTCCGGAAAACTAACTCTTTATATTGAAAATGATTTAGACCTTACCGTGGATATTTGGAGTGACCCCCGATTTATTGGACACGGTTAA
- a CDS encoding integrase catalytic region (COG2801 Transposase and inactivated derivatives): protein MARYYQKPEDQIILEEIKAVIAIRPTYGYRRVTTMVNRKRSNEGRNKINRKRVQRIIQMNGLSLPQAMPDQKREHTGVIMTMFPNIRWCSDGMEIRCFNGDKVFVAFALDCCDREAFAYVARAEPLSADDIEELMVKAVEKRFGASLRAPREVQWLSDRGSIYRAKSVKTLARHLNLQCCYTRAYSPESNGMAEAFVKTIKRDYVYQADCDSAETVLKLLPEWFADYNHVAPHSALGMKSPVEYKESVNL from the coding sequence GTGGCCCGCTATTATCAAAAACCAGAAGATCAAATTATTTTAGAAGAGATTAAAGCTGTTATCGCCATCAGACCAACCTACGGTTATCGGCGAGTGACAACCATGGTGAATCGAAAGCGAAGCAATGAAGGGCGCAATAAGATCAATCGCAAGCGGGTTCAGAGGATCATTCAGATGAATGGTCTATCCCTGCCTCAAGCAATGCCAGATCAAAAGCGCGAACACACAGGTGTTATAATGACTATGTTCCCGAATATTCGTTGGTGCTCCGATGGAATGGAGATCCGTTGCTTTAACGGTGACAAAGTATTCGTGGCATTTGCATTGGACTGTTGTGATCGTGAAGCTTTTGCTTATGTCGCAAGAGCAGAGCCATTGTCTGCGGATGATATTGAAGAGCTAATGGTCAAAGCTGTCGAGAAAAGATTCGGAGCTTCTCTTCGCGCTCCTCGGGAAGTTCAATGGCTTTCAGATCGCGGTTCTATTTATCGTGCGAAGTCTGTAAAAACTTTAGCGCGACATTTAAACTTACAGTGTTGCTACACTCGGGCCTACAGTCCAGAGTCGAATGGAATGGCTGAAGCGTTCGTTAAAACAATTAAAAGAGATTATGTTTACCAAGCTGACTGCGATAGTGCCGAGACTGTTCTTAAACTACTGCCGGAATGGTTTGCCGATTATAACCACGTTGCTCCGCACTCAGCGCTTGGCATGAAGAGCCCAGTCGAGTACAAGGAGTCCGTGAACCTTTAA